The following are from one region of the Macaca thibetana thibetana isolate TM-01 chromosome 2, ASM2454274v1, whole genome shotgun sequence genome:
- the ZBED2 gene encoding zinc finger BED domain-containing protein 2, whose translation MMRREEEEEEGAMMKAKGDLEMKEEEEISETGELVGPFVSAMPTPTPHNKGTRFSEAWEYFHLAPARAGHHPNQYATCRLCGRQVSRGPGVNVGTTALWKHLKSMHREELEKSGHGQAGQRQDPRPHGPQLPTGIEGDWGRLLEQVGTMALWASQREKEVLRREMAVEWRERAVEKRERALEEVERAILEMKWKVRAEKEVCQQEEQLPAAVHAFHFV comes from the coding sequence ATGATGAGgcgggaagaggaggaagaggagggagccATGATGAAGGCAAAAGGGGACTTGGagatgaaggaagaggaagagattagtgagacaggagaactggTTGGCCCTTTTGTGAGTGCTATGCCCACTCCAACGCCCCACAACAAGGGCACCCGGTTCTCTGAGGCATGGGAGTATTTCCACCTAGCCCCTGCTCGTGCTGGGCACCATCCCAACCAATATGCCACCTGCCGCCTGTGTGGCAGGCAGGTGAGCCGTGGCCCTGGGGTCAATGTGGGCACCACAGCACTGTGGAAGCATCTGAAAAGTATGCACAGAGAGGAGCTGGAGAAGAGTGGCCATGGTCAGGCCGGGCAGCGCCAGGATCCAAGGCCCCACGGGCCCCAGCTCCCCACGGGCATTGAGGGTGACTGGGGTAGGCTCCTGGAGCAGGTGGGCACAATGGCTTTGTGGGCCAGCCAAAGGGAAAAGGAGGTGCTTAGGAGAGAAATGGCAGTGGAATGGCGGGAGAGGgctgtggaaaaaagggaacgaGCCTTGGAGGAGGTGGAAAGGGCCATCCTGGAGATGAAGTGGAAGGTGAGGGCTGAGAAGGAGGTATGCCAGCAGGAGGAACAGTTGCCGGCAGCAGTACATGCCTTCCATTTTGTTTAA